The DNA sequence CGGATGGTGATGGTAATCAGGGTTTTAGCAAACCAGCTGCCGGTATCGAAGGCGCCACAGTCACCCTGGCCCGGATTAAGACCGATGGCGAAATCCAGACCGTCTCCAATGCGGAGGTAACTACAGACGCCGAGGGAAAATTTACCCTCGAAACCGATCTGGAAAATGAACGGCACCTCGTGGTGATCGCCACAAAGAATTCCAATGAGTGGAGAGCAATCGTGTCCGCATCCGTACAAAACGGCAATACTGTCCGGTGTGAGCCACTGACGACAGAATCAACGGTGGAGGCGGCAGTATTTGAAAAGTTTATGGCGGAATACGGCGAAGAAATGTCCAAAGACCGGGCGGCGCTGGAAATCCAAAATGCTGTGAATGCCCGGACAGCTTCAGAAGTATATCTGTTGCAGCCCAGCTATGTGACCCTGGCGACTGCAGTCAGAAATCGGATTGACGCAAAAGCACAACTCCTGTCCGCCAACACTGGATCCGGCTATCCGCAGGCAGAGATGGATTCGTTACGTGTCCAGGCTCAGGCTCAACTTGAGACCCAACTCTACAATGCCAATGGTAATGCTTCGGCTATTCAGTCTGCATATACTGCCTACAATGATGCCTGGATGGAAGTGGCATTGGACGCCGGAATTCAGGCTGATCACTATACCCAGGCTGAACAGGCCGGTTACTGGTCCCTGACGCAATCTTCTACGAGTCTTACGGGCAATGCGGAAGCTGCGCTGGCCCATAAAGCGGCCGTGCACAAGGCGAATGCCGCCGCCTACGCTGCCGCTCAGCTATTTGATTCTCTGGAAGTAATAAACGGAGCAGCTGCGAGTAATGTTACGAACGTGGAAGGATTTGGGCAGACCCTTAAGGCGGATATAAAGTCCTCCACTACCCTCAGTGGAATTGAAGGCGCATTTCAGGCATTTCGGGACAGCCTCATGGCTGAACTAGCCGCGGCAATTGACGCCAATGTAATCAACGTTTCAGCAGAAGATATTTCCGCCATTGATACTGAAATCAGGAACAATGCCCGGGTGACTCTGCGAAACAGGATACGTAGCGCAGTTGGTCTGGGAGGGGCAATTAACATTGACGACGTGGTCGGCGCCTATATCACATTTATGAGCGACGTAGATGCAAGATACCGCAATGTGGGCGTGCTGCAGCAGAACCATGCCGGCGTCGCGACTTCCGTCACTATTCTGGCGCATATCCTTGCGGATTAGCACCTGAATTACATTTGATTAAATAAAAAAGGCACCTCCGACTGGAGGTGCCTTTTTTTATTTCTACCTGTATTCTCTTCAATTACACCGCTGCCGGCTCCTGCTCCGGAACACTCACATGCCGGTCAATGGCATGGGCGATATGGTTTATTTGTCCCATCAGCGTACTGAACCGGTCCGGAACCAGCGACTGGCGTCCGTCGGACAGCGCTTCAGTCGGATTGGGGTGGACTTCAATAATCAGTCCGTCCGCTCCGGCAGCCACTGCCGCTCTGGACGCAGCTTGCACCAGTTCCCACTTGCCGGTGGCGTGACTTGGATCCACAATCACCGGAAGATGCGAAAGTTCTTTCAGCACCGGTACGGCGTTGATATCCAGCGTGTTTCGCGTGTATTTCGAGTCGAACGTTCTGATACCGCGCTCACAGAGCATCACGTTATAGTTTCCATTAGACATAATGTACTCCGCAGCCAGTAGCAGTTCATCGATGGTATTCGAGAATCCACGTTTCAGCATCACTGGGGTATCGGATTCACCTGCGGCGTGCAACAGGTTATAGTTCTGCATATTCCGTGCGCCGATCTGAAGGATATCTGAATATTTAGCTACCAATTCAACCTGTGACGGCCCCATGACTTCAGTGATCACCGGCATGCCGGTTTCGTCGCCGACTGTATCCAGCATTTCCAGGCCCTCTTCCCCGAGTCCCTGGAAACTGTAAGGCGAGGTTCTGGGCTTGAACGCCCCGCCTCGCAGAATTTTAGCGCCTGCATTTTTCACTTCATTGGCGGTAGTGCGCAACTGATCCCAACCTTCCACCGAGCATGGACCGGCTATGACTACTACTTCGTCAGTGCCAACGGAAACGTCATTCACATTGACCACTGTCCCCTCGGGATGAAAATCTTTGCTGGAGAGTTTGTACGGTTTGAGGATCGGAACGATTTCCTCAACGCCGGGGAAACTTTCGTAGTGCTTTTTATCCAGGGAACGTTCATCACCGATAACCCCGACGATAGTTCGTTCGGTGCCCTGCGATAGATGCACCTTAAAGCCGGCATCCTCAATCGACTCTGTAACATGATTGAGATCCTGCTCTTCCGCATCTGGTTTCATTACAATAATCATGATCTTATTTCCTCTGTCTTTTGTTTGCTATTTGAGTTTATCGGCTGGCCGGCGTGTCGTCCAGCGCCCGCTCGGGCCTGAGACTCTCCGCGCCATTCAGATACACATGCTGTATCTCACCGATGGATTTTTCTGTATTCCAGTGCAACAAGATTCTGATACATTTTTTGAGTCCGCCGGGCACATCCATCTCGTGACCGCACAGGAGTGCCTGGTCATACCAACCCAGATTCCGGGCCGCCACGGCTGGATACTCGGCATTCACATCGCTGGAGGTTGTAAAAATAACGCTGGCGATATCGTCCGGATCAATGCCGTTTTCATCTACCATAGAAGTTAACAGCTCCCGGGTCCCAGCGAGAATGGCCTCCCTTTCGTTCGCTTCAATTGTGGTTGCGCCTCTAACGCCCTGGCACCTCATACAAATCTCCTGTTTTACCCTAAAAAAAAAGCGTGGGAGCCTTTCGACTTTCCCACGCTTCAGAGAGTAAATGTTTGTTGTTGACTTACACCGTTTCGCTCCCTAAAACGCAGGTTGGGCTATAATAAAAGCGAAAAAAGTAAAAATAGACGGGTAGAGCGTAGTTGCCACTTTTATCCGTCATGTAAATTCCTATTCCCTGGTCTGTAGAGTTCATCGGTTTTGTAATATATCTCAGTTCTGTGTCGGGGTGCCCGGATTTGAACCGGGGACCTCTTCGTCCCGAACGAAGCGCGCTAAACCGGACTGCGCTACACCCCGAAAATAGTTCCTGTAAAAAAGCAATTCAGATGTTTTTTCAATCTGAATGGTGCAATTGTACAATTTTTTCGGATTGATTGCAACTGCTAATGCCGGGTATTCCCAGCGCCACTCACAATTTCCGGAATTTCCAGGAGATCGGACACATGAAATTCGGCACTCTCCAAAGATTGGGTATTATCTTTGTGGCTGTAACCGATGACAGTGAGTCCAGCTCCCTGTGCTGCTTTAACACCAGGCTCCGAATCTTCAATGACGATGGTTGCATCTTTGGTGCAAGCCATGGTTTTACATGTATATTCATAAATGGCCGGATCGGGTTTCCCGCGTCCACCCACATCATCGGCGCTGACAATATGATCAAAAAATTCTCCCAACGGAAATCGTTCCAGCGCGTAGCCAATCCACTCCCGGGAGGATGATGAAGCCAGACA is a window from the Candidatus Neomarinimicrobiota bacterium genome containing:
- a CDS encoding carboxypeptidase-like regulatory domain-containing protein — encoded protein: MKPKFRTFFTLTIVAVLLISCDTSPLATGDPSMVEGYVTDGDGNQGFSKPAAGIEGATVTLARIKTDGEIQTVSNAEVTTDAEGKFTLETDLENERHLVVIATKNSNEWRAIVSASVQNGNTVRCEPLTTESTVEAAVFEKFMAEYGEEMSKDRAALEIQNAVNARTASEVYLLQPSYVTLATAVRNRIDAKAQLLSANTGSGYPQAEMDSLRVQAQAQLETQLYNANGNASAIQSAYTAYNDAWMEVALDAGIQADHYTQAEQAGYWSLTQSSTSLTGNAEAALAHKAAVHKANAAAYAAAQLFDSLEVINGAAASNVTNVEGFGQTLKADIKSSTTLSGIEGAFQAFRDSLMAELAAAIDANVINVSAEDISAIDTEIRNNARVTLRNRIRSAVGLGGAINIDDVVGAYITFMSDVDARYRNVGVLQQNHAGVATSVTILAHILAD
- the aroH gene encoding chorismate mutase, whose protein sequence is MCMRCQGVRGATTIEANEREAILAGTRELLTSMVDENGIDPDDIASVIFTTSSDVNAEYPAVAARNLGWYDQALLCGHEMDVPGGLKKCIRILLHWNTEKSIGEIQHVYLNGAESLRPERALDDTPASR
- a CDS encoding HAD family phosphatase, which encodes MPSEQVTPKYRTVIWDMDGVLIDSERHWNSLDSLFLEDVVNDWEAFDQSRLVGRSLGDIYELLAEEYGISISKDEYLREYNRVARRIYGEKASLMPNVQQTLHEIDALGVAQCLASSSSREWIGYALERFPLGEFFDHIVSADDVGGRGKPDPAIYEYTCKTMACTKDATIVIEDSEPGVKAAQGAGLTVIGYSHKDNTQSLESAEFHVSDLLEIPEIVSGAGNTRH
- the aroF gene encoding 3-deoxy-7-phosphoheptulonate synthase — encoded protein: MIIVMKPDAEEQDLNHVTESIEDAGFKVHLSQGTERTIVGVIGDERSLDKKHYESFPGVEEIVPILKPYKLSSKDFHPEGTVVNVNDVSVGTDEVVVIAGPCSVEGWDQLRTTANEVKNAGAKILRGGAFKPRTSPYSFQGLGEEGLEMLDTVGDETGMPVITEVMGPSQVELVAKYSDILQIGARNMQNYNLLHAAGESDTPVMLKRGFSNTIDELLLAAEYIMSNGNYNVMLCERGIRTFDSKYTRNTLDINAVPVLKELSHLPVIVDPSHATGKWELVQAASRAAVAAGADGLIIEVHPNPTEALSDGRQSLVPDRFSTLMGQINHIAHAIDRHVSVPEQEPAAV